In Streptomyces thermolilacinus SPC6, a single genomic region encodes these proteins:
- a CDS encoding GNAT family N-acetyltransferase, protein MSALGTRAPAAGGLGSTGLTATVCRDERSFAGLAAEWADMYGRCSTVTPFQTHAWLHSWWLSYGSPGRLRVVLVRRSDDGRLVAAAPLWRTHARVPTLELLGGALTDYGDVLADDGCPEAVPALADALARLARGAVLDLREVRPGAAAERLLAFWTGPRTRLPDSLCLELPSVPVEELVRRLPSARAQRARAKLRRIEREGIGARQVPAEEVPRALRRLLELHRRQWAGRGVTAEHLTERFTEHLGRAVRAMADSGHARVTEFLIGDEAVAVDLTLLSPRLSGGYLYGADPLLRSLKVDMAALLLRNGARLAEEAGCGTLSLLRGDEPYKHHWRPHVARNQRLLLASRRTAPVLWLLAAYAGGRRWAADRLRDRPWARRLRRGTP, encoded by the coding sequence ATGAGCGCGCTCGGCACCCGCGCCCCGGCGGCCGGTGGGCTGGGGTCCACCGGCCTCACCGCCACCGTCTGCCGCGACGAGCGGAGCTTCGCGGGACTCGCCGCCGAATGGGCGGACATGTACGGGCGATGCTCCACCGTCACCCCGTTCCAGACCCACGCCTGGCTGCACTCCTGGTGGCTCTCGTACGGCAGCCCCGGCCGGCTGCGGGTGGTCCTCGTACGCCGGTCCGACGACGGACGGCTCGTCGCCGCCGCCCCGCTGTGGCGCACCCACGCGCGCGTGCCCACCCTGGAGCTCCTGGGCGGCGCCCTCACCGACTACGGCGACGTGCTCGCCGACGACGGCTGCCCCGAGGCGGTCCCCGCCCTGGCGGACGCGCTGGCCCGCCTCGCGCGGGGGGCGGTGCTCGACCTGCGGGAGGTCCGGCCCGGCGCCGCCGCCGAGCGGCTGCTCGCCTTCTGGACCGGGCCGCGCACGCGCCTGCCGGATTCGCTGTGCCTGGAACTGCCGTCCGTGCCCGTCGAGGAGCTCGTCAGGCGGCTGCCGTCCGCGCGCGCCCAGCGGGCCAGGGCGAAGCTCCGCAGGATCGAACGGGAGGGCATCGGGGCACGGCAGGTGCCCGCCGAGGAGGTGCCCCGCGCGCTGCGCCGCCTGCTCGAACTGCACCGCCGCCAGTGGGCCGGGCGCGGCGTGACGGCGGAACACCTCACCGAGCGGTTCACCGAGCACCTCGGCAGAGCGGTGCGGGCGATGGCGGACAGCGGGCACGCGCGCGTGACGGAGTTCCTGATCGGCGACGAGGCGGTGGCGGTGGACCTGACGCTGCTGTCGCCCCGGCTGTCCGGCGGCTACCTGTACGGCGCCGACCCGCTGCTGCGGTCGCTGAAGGTCGACATGGCGGCGCTGCTGCTGCGCAACGGCGCGCGGCTCGCCGAGGAGGCGGGCTGCGGGACGCTGAGCCTGCTGCGCGGCGACGAGCCGTACAAGCACCACTGGCGCCCGCACGTTGCCCGTAACCAGCGGCTGCTGCTGGCGAGCCGCCGCACGGCGCCCGTGCTGTGGCTGCTGGCGGCGTACGCGGGCGGGCGGCGGTGGGCGGCGGACCGGCTCCGCGACCGGCCGTGGGCGCGGCGGCTGCGGCGCGGAACGCCCTAA
- a CDS encoding glycoside hydrolase family 26 protein, protein MAMRSGKRTKAWLGVCTAGLLISGSVLSAQAARASEFRSGPDPVATGETALGAYLHYGPDGIRRMEELRSWLGGTDLRVGHTYLPGDRWSNIAGQVGFLEDWARWRQARADRMFVLNVPMLELNESRLPDFLVRRMLRAGADGRFDQHFRALAERLVGLGVPDTVIVLGWEMNGSTYSHRCGPDPEAWKKYWNRIVTTMREVPGQDFRFDFAPNRGRDAIPWTECYPGDDVVDIVGMDSYDQPPGRTFDEQANEPYGLRDHVEFAAAHGKPISYPEWGLFRNGDNPEYMRRMLEWVKEHKPLYHSISDYCPHGVWQCSDNPRSSEVFRSALFGLVPPPPQAPVPGGTPTPGEPGTPTEHPQPGGGPGTPPQPTPPPADPPAVGEPPTAGQPPTAGQPPTAGQPSAAAEPPVPGEPPVPGERPAVGEPPQGADPVPPPAG, encoded by the coding sequence ATGGCGATGCGGAGCGGAAAGCGGACGAAGGCCTGGCTCGGGGTGTGCACGGCCGGTCTGCTGATCTCGGGTTCCGTGCTGTCGGCGCAGGCCGCGCGGGCGTCGGAATTCCGGTCGGGTCCCGATCCGGTGGCGACCGGTGAGACGGCACTCGGCGCCTACCTGCACTACGGCCCGGACGGAATCCGGCGCATGGAGGAACTCCGGTCGTGGCTCGGCGGCACCGATCTGCGGGTCGGCCACACCTACCTGCCGGGCGACCGCTGGTCGAACATCGCCGGGCAGGTCGGTTTCCTGGAGGACTGGGCGCGGTGGCGGCAGGCCCGCGCGGACCGGATGTTCGTCCTGAACGTGCCGATGCTGGAACTCAACGAGAGCCGGCTGCCGGACTTCCTGGTCAGGCGGATGCTGCGGGCGGGCGCCGACGGGCGGTTCGACCAGCACTTCCGGGCGCTCGCGGAGCGGCTGGTGGGTCTGGGCGTGCCGGACACGGTCATCGTCCTCGGCTGGGAGATGAACGGGTCGACGTACAGCCACCGGTGCGGGCCCGACCCGGAGGCGTGGAAAAAGTACTGGAACCGCATCGTCACCACCATGCGTGAGGTGCCCGGCCAGGATTTCCGGTTCGACTTCGCGCCCAATCGGGGCCGGGACGCCATTCCGTGGACCGAGTGCTATCCGGGTGACGACGTCGTGGACATCGTGGGAATGGATTCCTACGACCAGCCGCCGGGCCGGACATTCGACGAGCAGGCGAACGAACCGTACGGGCTGCGCGACCATGTGGAATTCGCCGCCGCCCACGGAAAGCCTATCTCCTATCCGGAGTGGGGCCTGTTCCGAAACGGCGACAATCCCGAGTACATGCGGCGGATGCTCGAATGGGTGAAGGAGCACAAACCGCTGTACCACTCGATCAGCGACTACTGCCCGCACGGGGTGTGGCAGTGCTCGGACAATCCGAGGTCGTCGGAGGTGTTCCGGTCGGCGCTGTTCGGCCTGGTCCCGCCGCCTCCGCAGGCTCCGGTCCCGGGCGGTACGCCGACACCGGGGGAGCCCGGCACGCCGACGGAGCACCCGCAGCCGGGCGGGGGCCCCGGTACGCCTCCGCAGCCGACGCCCCCGCCCGCCGACCCGCCCGCCGTCGGCGAGCCGCCCACCGCAGGGCAGCCGCCCACCGCAGGGCAGCCGCCCACCGCAGGGCAGCCATCCGCCGCCGCGGAACCACCCGTTCCCGGTGAGCCTCCCGTGCCCGGTGAGCGGCCCGCCGTCGGGGAGCCGCCGCAGGGAGCCGATCCGGTGCCGCCGCCCGCCGGTTAG
- a CDS encoding carboxylate--amine ligase, with protein sequence MPLFDTRVAAVLVRLDRNPFHHGTLGAARSLGRAGVPVHLVAGDPAEPVARSRYVRRCHARPPGDGLAAVRHALARVADTLAGDPAVLLPLDDATAVALDELRREPDGPARRFLLPDQPPGLAARVADKAALAATCHRLGVPHPRTLVPADADEAAAMAAALGLPVVAKWSRPWLLTPGAGLRSTVLARSTRQVRDLYARVVQAGSPLLLQRYLPASRDGDWFFHAYCDSAGACGVAATGRKVRSWPDGAGLTAVGTWAPNPAVERLARDLITALGYRGVADLDFRRDPDTGTYHLLDFNPRPGAQFRLFADPWGLDVVRALHLDLTGRPVPDLVRSYGRRFAVENYAALSLLASPRRRVRPYGPSGGLETAWYAADDPAPAFAMARAWAAHLARRAWAAPRRAWRAEADTRAPIPAQPTVRRADSRPDTHAAGHCTAPADPADPPASSTPVSPTRPNSPTGLASPVNPPTPSPRR encoded by the coding sequence GTGCCGCTTTTTGACACCCGCGTCGCCGCCGTTCTGGTGCGGCTCGACCGGAACCCGTTCCACCACGGCACGCTCGGCGCCGCCCGCTCGCTCGGCCGCGCGGGCGTCCCCGTCCACCTCGTGGCCGGGGACCCGGCGGAACCCGTGGCCCGCTCCCGGTACGTACGGCGGTGCCACGCGCGGCCGCCCGGCGACGGCCTCGCCGCTGTCCGCCACGCCCTCGCCCGGGTCGCCGACACGCTCGCCGGTGATCCCGCCGTGCTGCTGCCCCTGGACGACGCGACCGCCGTCGCGCTCGACGAGCTCCGTCGCGAACCGGACGGCCCGGCCCGCCGGTTCCTGCTGCCGGACCAGCCGCCGGGGCTCGCCGCCCGCGTCGCCGACAAGGCGGCGCTCGCCGCGACCTGCCACCGCCTCGGCGTCCCGCACCCGCGCACCCTCGTCCCCGCCGACGCCGACGAGGCCGCCGCCATGGCCGCCGCCCTGGGGCTCCCCGTCGTCGCCAAGTGGTCCCGCCCCTGGCTGCTGACACCGGGCGCCGGACTGCGCAGCACCGTCCTCGCCCGCTCCACCCGCCAGGTACGGGACCTCTACGCGCGCGTGGTGCAGGCCGGCAGTCCGCTGCTGCTCCAGCGGTACCTGCCCGCCAGCAGGGACGGCGACTGGTTCTTCCACGCGTACTGCGACAGCGCCGGGGCGTGCGGGGTCGCCGCGACCGGCCGGAAGGTCCGCTCCTGGCCGGACGGCGCCGGACTGACCGCCGTCGGGACGTGGGCGCCCAACCCGGCCGTCGAACGCCTCGCCCGCGACCTGATCACCGCGCTCGGCTACCGGGGCGTCGCCGACCTGGACTTCCGCCGCGACCCGGACACCGGCACGTACCACCTGCTGGACTTCAACCCCCGGCCCGGCGCCCAGTTCCGGCTGTTCGCCGACCCGTGGGGCCTCGACGTGGTCCGCGCGCTGCACCTGGACCTGACAGGGCGCCCGGTGCCGGACCTCGTCCGCTCGTACGGGCGGCGCTTCGCCGTGGAGAACTACGCCGCCCTGTCGCTCCTGGCCTCGCCCCGGCGCCGCGTGCGCCCGTACGGCCCGTCAGGCGGCCTGGAGACGGCCTGGTACGCCGCGGACGACCCGGCGCCCGCCTTCGCCATGGCACGCGCCTGGGCGGCCCATCTCGCCCGCCGTGCCTGGGCGGCACCCCGCCGCGCCTGGCGTGCGGAGGCGGACACCCGCGCCCCGATCCCGGCCCAGCCGACGGTCCGTAGGGCGGACTCGCGCCCGGACACCCACGCCGCCGGGCACTGCACCGCCCCGGCGGACCCCGCCGACCCCCCGGCCTCCTCGACCCCTGTCAGTCCCACAAGGCCCAACAGTCCCACCGGCCTCGCCAGTCCTGTGAATCCCCCCACCCCCTCCCCCCGACGATGA